The following proteins come from a genomic window of Chryseobacterium glaciei:
- the accB gene encoding acetyl-CoA carboxylase biotin carboxyl carrier protein, giving the protein MDIKDIQNLIKFVSKAEVSEVKYKTKDFEITIKTPLAGSEVAYAQPAVYHTAPQQAAPAQAPVATSAPAEKAEAAPDDSKYITIKSPMIGTFYRKPSPDKDVFVNVGDEVSVGKVVCVIEAMKLFNQIDSEVSGKIVKILVDDATPVEYDQPLFLVDPS; this is encoded by the coding sequence ATGGACATTAAAGACATACAAAATCTTATTAAGTTTGTATCTAAGGCTGAAGTTTCTGAAGTGAAGTACAAAACTAAAGATTTCGAAATCACTATTAAAACTCCATTAGCTGGAAGCGAAGTAGCATATGCTCAACCTGCAGTTTACCACACTGCTCCTCAACAAGCTGCTCCTGCACAAGCTCCAGTTGCTACATCTGCACCTGCTGAAAAAGCTGAAGCTGCACCTGATGACAGCAAATATATTACAATCAAATCTCCAATGATCGGAACTTTCTACAGAAAACCATCTCCGGATAAAGATGTCTTCGTAAACGTTGGTGATGAAGTTTCTGTTGGAAAAGTTGTTTGTGTAATTGAAGCAATGAAATTATTCAACCAGATTGATTCTGAGGTAAGCGGAAAAATCGTTAAGATTTTAGTTGATGATGCTACTCCGGTAGAATATGACCAACCTTTATTCTTAGTAGATCCATCTTAA
- the accC gene encoding acetyl-CoA carboxylase biotin carboxylase subunit, whose amino-acid sequence MFKKILIANRGEIAMRILRTCKEMGIKTVAVYSTADKDSLHVRFADEAVCIGPAMSKDSYLKIPNIIAAAEITNADAIHPGYGFLSENANFSRICQKNGIKFIGASPEQIERMGDKANAKATMKAAGVPCVPGSEGLIESYEHAVKTAEETGYPVMIKATAGGGGKGMRAVWKAEDLKDHWESAIQEAVAAFGNGGMYMEKLIEEPRHIEIQVAGDQYGKACHLSERDCSVQRRNQKLTEETPSPFMTDELREKMGDAAVKAAEFIAYEGVGTIEFLVDKHRNFYFMEMNTRIQVEHPITEQVIDYDLIREQILLAAGTPISGINYYPKLHSIECRINAEDPYADFRPSPGKITGLNIPGGHGIRVDTHVYSGYTIPSNYDSMIAKLITTAQTREEAIAKMRRALEEFYIEGVKTTIPFHRQLMNDEDYLSGNYTTKFMESFVMDRKYDNH is encoded by the coding sequence ATGTTCAAAAAAATATTAATTGCCAATCGTGGCGAAATTGCAATGCGTATCTTACGTACTTGTAAAGAAATGGGAATCAAAACTGTTGCGGTATATTCTACTGCCGACAAAGATAGTCTTCACGTTAGATTTGCTGACGAGGCTGTTTGTATTGGTCCCGCAATGAGTAAAGACTCATACCTAAAAATCCCTAACATTATTGCTGCTGCAGAAATTACAAATGCAGACGCGATTCACCCAGGTTACGGATTCTTATCTGAAAACGCTAATTTCTCAAGAATCTGCCAGAAGAACGGTATCAAATTTATTGGTGCTTCTCCTGAGCAAATCGAGAGAATGGGAGATAAAGCCAATGCTAAAGCTACCATGAAAGCAGCAGGTGTACCTTGTGTACCTGGTTCTGAAGGATTAATTGAATCTTACGAACACGCTGTAAAAACTGCTGAAGAAACAGGTTATCCTGTAATGATCAAAGCAACTGCCGGTGGTGGTGGAAAAGGGATGAGAGCTGTTTGGAAAGCTGAAGACCTTAAAGATCACTGGGAATCTGCAATTCAGGAAGCTGTGGCTGCATTCGGAAACGGAGGTATGTACATGGAAAAATTGATTGAAGAGCCTAGACACATCGAAATTCAGGTTGCAGGTGACCAATATGGTAAAGCTTGTCACCTTTCTGAAAGAGACTGTTCTGTACAAAGAAGAAATCAAAAATTAACGGAAGAAACTCCTTCTCCGTTCATGACCGACGAACTTCGTGAGAAAATGGGTGACGCAGCTGTAAAAGCAGCAGAATTCATCGCTTATGAAGGTGTTGGTACGATTGAATTCTTGGTTGATAAACACAGAAATTTCTATTTCATGGAAATGAATACGAGAATTCAGGTAGAGCATCCAATTACTGAGCAGGTTATTGATTATGACTTGATCAGAGAGCAAATTCTTTTGGCGGCAGGAACTCCAATTTCTGGAATTAATTATTATCCAAAATTGCATTCAATCGAATGTAGAATTAATGCTGAAGATCCTTACGCAGATTTCAGACCATCTCCGGGGAAAATCACAGGATTAAACATTCCTGGTGGACACGGAATCAGAGTTGATACTCACGTTTATTCTGGATATACAATTCCTTCTAATTATGACTCAATGATTGCAAAATTAATCACGACTGCTCAAACTCGTGAGGAAGCGATTGCAAAAATGAGACGTGCTTTGGAAGAATTCTATATTGAAGGTGTAAAAACTACAATTCCTTTCCACAGACAGTTGATGAATGATGAAGATTATCTTTCAGGAAACTACACTACAAAATTCATGGAGAGTTTTGTAATGGATAGAAAATACGATAATCACTAA
- the pdxA gene encoding 4-hydroxythreonine-4-phosphate dehydrogenase PdxA codes for MSPKNHKVRVGISIGDFNGIGPEIIMKSLKDKTITDFFTPVIFGSGKLFTYQKNIFKLNLNFNYINETSQAQAGKINMLNLVKDNSNVELGKPTEESTKLAIDSLEAATEALMKGEIDVLVTAPINKDEMMKMGFKHAGHTGYFEEKFNKKGLMFLVTDDLKVAVSTHHIPLAQVAENISKEKIKKQIRALNQTLIEDFNISRPKIAVLGLNPHSGDGGVIGNEEIEIISPAIKELSDNGILAFGPFPADSFFQPSKYKSFDAVLAMYHDQGLAPFKTLAYEEGVNYTAALPFIRTSPDHGVAYDIAGQNIADEQSFTEAIFTAIKIFKNRSEYNELMSNRMQPRKMVSDNGIDEDLPDETEA; via the coding sequence ATGAGCCCAAAAAACCATAAAGTACGAGTAGGAATTTCAATCGGGGATTTCAACGGCATAGGACCAGAAATCATCATGAAGTCTCTGAAAGACAAAACAATCACCGATTTTTTCACTCCGGTAATTTTTGGTTCAGGGAAATTATTTACCTATCAGAAAAATATTTTTAAGCTTAATTTAAACTTTAATTACATCAACGAAACTTCACAAGCACAGGCAGGAAAGATCAATATGCTGAATCTTGTGAAAGATAATTCGAATGTAGAATTGGGAAAACCAACCGAAGAATCAACCAAATTGGCGATAGATTCTCTGGAAGCAGCAACCGAAGCTTTAATGAAAGGAGAAATTGATGTTCTTGTAACAGCTCCCATCAATAAAGACGAAATGATGAAGATGGGCTTTAAACATGCCGGCCACACAGGATATTTTGAAGAAAAATTTAATAAAAAAGGATTGATGTTCTTAGTAACGGACGATTTAAAAGTTGCCGTTTCTACCCATCACATTCCATTAGCGCAAGTGGCGGAAAATATTTCTAAAGAAAAAATTAAAAAACAGATTCGAGCTTTAAATCAAACTTTAATTGAAGATTTTAATATTTCCAGACCGAAAATTGCAGTTTTAGGCTTAAATCCACATTCAGGAGATGGCGGCGTGATCGGAAATGAAGAAATTGAAATTATTTCTCCAGCGATCAAAGAACTTTCAGACAATGGAATTTTGGCCTTTGGCCCTTTTCCTGCAGACAGTTTTTTCCAACCGAGCAAATACAAAAGTTTTGATGCAGTTTTAGCGATGTATCATGATCAGGGATTGGCTCCATTTAAGACTTTAGCTTATGAAGAAGGCGTAAATTATACCGCTGCACTTCCTTTTATCAGAACATCTCCCGATCACGGAGTTGCCTATGACATCGCGGGACAAAATATTGCTGATGAACAAAGTTTTACAGAAGCAATTTTCACGGCTATTAAAATTTTCAAAAATAGAAGCGAATATAACGAGCTGATGAGCAACCGTATGCAGCCAAGAAAAATGGTTAGCGACAACGGAATTGATGAAGATTTACCAGATGAAACTGAAGCATAA
- a CDS encoding YceD family protein codes for MDKLRNYDVSFSGLKTGKHQFKFEIDKTFFQLFDTEQEFTNPKISVDVLLDKHTTFLEFEIKIDGIVELVCDITNDSFDHPIENEIKVLVKFGEEYDDSEEDVITIPTSDHAFNVAQLIYENVALSIPMKKVSPNISNEDLEILEKFSPKETEEEEEPQSDPRWEALKKLKDKN; via the coding sequence ATGGACAAGTTAAGAAACTATGACGTGAGCTTTTCCGGACTTAAAACGGGGAAGCATCAGTTCAAATTTGAGATTGACAAGACGTTCTTTCAATTATTTGACACTGAGCAAGAATTTACAAATCCTAAGATTTCAGTAGATGTTTTACTTGATAAACACACTACTTTCTTAGAATTTGAGATAAAAATCGATGGAATCGTAGAATTAGTTTGTGATATTACAAACGACAGCTTCGATCATCCCATTGAAAACGAGATCAAGGTTTTGGTTAAGTTTGGGGAAGAATACGATGACAGCGAAGAAGATGTTATCACAATCCCAACCAGCGACCATGCTTTCAATGTAGCACAGTTGATTTATGAAAATGTAGCCCTTTCCATACCAATGAAAAAGGTTTCACCAAACATAAGCAACGAAGATCTTGAAATTCTTGAAAAATTCAGTCCGAAAGAGACCGAAGAAGAGGAAGAACCGCAAAGTGATCCCCGATGGGAGGCACTTAAGAAATTAAAAGATAAAAATTAA
- the rpmF gene encoding 50S ribosomal protein L32 produces the protein MAHPKRRQSSTRRDKRRTHYKAVVPQLAKDATTGEMHLYHRAHWHEGKLYYRGKVVLEKEVATTEEN, from the coding sequence ATGGCACATCCAAAAAGAAGACAATCGTCCACAAGAAGAGATAAGAGAAGAACACACTACAAAGCTGTAGTTCCTCAACTAGCTAAAGATGCAACAACAGGAGAAATGCACCTTTACCACAGAGCTCACTGGCATGAAGGGAAACTTTACTACAGAGGTAAAGTAGTATTGGAAAAAGAAGTAGCAACTACTGAAGAAAACTAA